The proteins below are encoded in one region of Aquipuribacter hungaricus:
- a CDS encoding M23 family metallopeptidase: LATAYAHQSRFAVTSGNVTRGQVIGYIGTTGSSTGCHLHLEARLAGTPVDPMGYL, encoded by the coding sequence GCTCGCCACCGCCTACGCCCACCAGAGCCGCTTCGCCGTCACCAGCGGGAACGTCACCCGCGGCCAGGTCATCGGCTACATCGGCACCACGGGCAGCTCGACCGGCTGCCACCTGCACCTCGAGGCACGACTGGCCGGGACACCGGTGGATCCCATGGGGTACCTCTGA